A part of Catharus ustulatus isolate bCatUst1 chromosome 8, bCatUst1.pri.v2, whole genome shotgun sequence genomic DNA contains:
- the LOC116999675 gene encoding LOW QUALITY PROTEIN: interferon-induced protein with tetratricopeptide repeats 5-like (The sequence of the model RefSeq protein was modified relative to this genomic sequence to represent the inferred CDS: deleted 2 bases in 2 codons) — translation MSAMSNKMEDTTTVGSTPLVLRTLNTSEQRRKTMSTISKDSLKTSLLQLECHFTWDLHKEDVVLETLEETILDHIKFVKECNITDYNILSYVCHLKNSNEEGLRNLQKAEEAIQEHHPGEIARRSLVTWGNYAWIYYHMQRYEEAQTYVSKVENSCKKLSGTALGKIQLPEVCAEQGWALLRFGRSYFERAKNCFENALTSEPDNPDFNAGYAIAMFRLDSFTERYNEETWPCLEALKRAVELNPNNTTLLALLALELQRLKRGAEGERYIEEGLQKTPDFPLFLRYAASFYRKKSELGKAVNILRKALALTPNSVIVHHQLGLCYKLKILLMNKTRYPPQEEVENLIELAIFHLKTVIDKKPMFFITYSDLGNMYALGKRYKEAEEIFQKVLHRNDIPCGVKQEIYFNYGNFQHIHMKSESKAIEYYMEGLKMEKDSYGRKQCSEAVEKLLKQKIESGLGHATAFSTLGLVHKLNGKKQEAIECYQKAIALDPNNEEYLNALAELQLSISS, via the exons ATGAGCGCTATG TCAAATAAAATGGAAGACACAACAACAGTGGGCAGCACTCCTTTGGTATTGAGGACT CTGAACACAAgtgagcagagaagaaaaaccatGAG TACCATTTCCAAGGATTCCTTGAAGACTTCCCTGCTGCAGTTGGAATGTCATTTTACATGGGATTTGCACAAGGAGGATGTAGTTCTTGAGACCCTAGAGGAAACAATACTTGATCACATCAAGTTTGTCAAAGAATGCAACATTACAGATTATAATATACTCTCCTATGTATGTCACTTAAAGAATTCAAATGAGGAAGGCCTGAGAAATCTCCAAAAAGCTGAAGAAGCTATTCAAGAACATCATCCAGGGGAAATTGCCAGGAGAAGTCTTGTTACCTGGGGGAACTATGCCTGGATCTATTACCACATGCAGAGATATGAAGAAGCTCAAACGTATGTAAGCAAAGTggaaaacagctgcaaaaagcTTTCAGGCACTGCTCTTGGGAAGATTCAACTTCCAGAGGTCTGTGCTGAGCAAGGATGGGCATTATTACGTTTTGGGCGGAGTTACTTTGAGAGGGCAAAGaattgctttgaaaatgctCTGACGAGTGAGCCTGATAACCCAGATTTTAATGCTGGCTATGCAATAGCAATGTTTCGCTTGGATAGTTTCACTGAGAGGTACAATGAAGAGACATGGCCATGCCTTGAGGCCTTGAAGCGGGCAGTGGAACTCAATCCCAATAACACCACCCTTCTGGCATTACTGGCATTAGAGCTTCAGCGATTAAAACGAGGCGCTGAAGGGGAGAGGTACATTGAAGAAGGGCTGCAGAAAACCcctgattttcctcttttcctgagGTATGCTGCCagtttctacagaaaaaaatcagaactagGCAAGGCAGTGAATATTTTGAGGAAGGCCCTAGCACTGACACCAAATTCTGTCATTGTGCATCATCAACTAGGACTCTGCTACAAATTGAAGATACTTCTAATGAATAAGACAAGATACCCACCTCAAGAGGAAGTGGAGAATCTTATTGAGCTtgccatttttcatttaaaaactgtgATAGACAAAAAGCCAATGTTTTTTATTACTTATAGTGACCTAGGAAACATGTACGCGCTTGGCAAGAGGTATAAAGAAGCAGAAGAGATATTTCAGAAAGTGCTTCACAGAAATGACATACCCTGTGGTGTCAAACAAGAAATCTACTTCAATTATGGCAATTTTCAGCATATTCACATGAAGTCAGAATCAAAAGCCATTGAGTACTACATGGAAGgtctgaaaatggaaaaagattcCTATGGAAGAAAACAGTGCAGTGAAGCTGTGGAGAAATTGTTGAAGCAGAAAATTGAGAGTGGTTTAGGACATGCAACAGCTTTTAGTACACTTGGCCTCGTTCATAAGCTCAATGGGAAGAAACAAGAAGCAATTGAATGCTATCAGAAAGCCATTGCTTTGGATCCCAACAATGAAGAATATCTGAATGCATTAGCTGAGCTACAACTTTCCATCTCAAGCTAA